The following proteins come from a genomic window of Sardina pilchardus chromosome 13, fSarPil1.1, whole genome shotgun sequence:
- the LOC134099708 gene encoding cylicin-1-like isoform X3 codes for MDPKQPTAAGAGGGRGTALRGPFYGRLQEDESDAAGPLSELNSAGATPPIPTCKEAKELYSMDSSLSSSDSEDEDKENKKTKKKKLKKKAKKRKASSSSSSSSSSSSSSSSSSSSSSSSSSSSSSSSSDSDSEDEKEKKKKKKKKKKKDEKKKKTACDAALSESGLVTDMAVPYTETQDEELVKKCKEDKSDGSGSSSESEDEKKKKKKDKKKKKKKDKKNKKKKKKDSSSSGSCSDSSSDSSSEDEKKKKKKKKKKKKKKKTKKKKDSSSSSSDDSSEDEKKKKKKKKKKKKKKKKTKGKKDKKDEKNKTQETEDGEEKIEEDSVIGVSSTTDFPSGSDAVSCVKDDDGHMSDDEGEGPEGEKKKKKKEKKKKKKKDSGSSSSSSDSSSSSSSDSEDDKKEKKKKKKDSCSSSSSDSSSSSDSDDDKKKKKKKKKDKKKKKKKKKGSDSCSSSDSDDDKKKKKKKTKKKKKKKKKVKKDSSSSSSSDSSSSDSDDDDKKKKKKDKKKKKKKGKKKKDKKDSSSSSSDSSSSSSDSEDDKKKKKKKKKDKKKKDKRDSSSSCSASSSSSSSDSDCDKKKKKKKKDKKKKKKSKKSVKKDSSCSSSGSSSSDSDDDKKKKKKDKKKKKDKKKKKDKKKDKKKKDKKDSDSGEDKKKKKDKDKEDSTSSSSSSSSSGSDKENKPKKPGKEGEGDGGQKEDCTPGGVHGLDKFEPPKGPSPYKFKSVGVDDDFKSSLEPKAKPTPLSVPSQPTPTLTDKNLRPTSRYESPSSRYDSSTSRYESSTSVALRSPRSPSARPVTAMESLMGDPGRAGGTSGVSGTRSSLVKSSDILRGPRPYEPAGEK; via the exons ATGGATCCCAAGCAGCCAACAG CTGCGGGggctggaggggggagagggacgGCTCTGAGAGGCCCGTTTTACGGGAGGCTCCAGGAGGACGAGAGCGACGCCGCCGGCCCACTGAGTGAGCTGAACTCGGCTGGAGCCACGCCGCCTATTCCCACATGCAAGGAAGCAaag gagctCTATTCGATGGACAGCTCCCTGTCATCTTCTGACAGTGAGGATGAGGACAAGGAGAATAAGAAGACGAAAAAGAAGAAGCTGAAGAAGAAGGCTAAGAAGCGCAAG GCCTCATCTTCAAGttcatcttcatcatcgtcctcttcttcgtcttcatcatcttcctcctcatcctcatcctcatcatcatcatcttcaagCAGCTCCTCAGACAGTGACAGTGAG GatgaaaaggagaagaagaagaagaaaaagaaaaagaagaagaaagacgagaagaagaaaaagactgCATGTGATGCTGCTTTATCTGAGTCAG GACTTGTCACCGATATGGCTGTTCCCTATACTGAGACACAGGATGAGGAGCTGGTGAAAAAATGTAAAGAGGATAAGTCAGAT GGCTCTGGTTCATCATCGGAGAGTGAGgatgagaaaaagaagaagaagaaagacaaaaagaaaaagaagaagaaagataaaaagaacaagaagaaaaagaagaag GATTCCAGCTCCAGCGGTTCTTGTTCTGATAGTTCCTCAGACAGTTCAAGCGaggatgaaaagaaaaagaagaaaaaaaagaaaaagaagaagaagaagaagaagacaaagaagaagaag GATTCCAGCAGCTCATCTTCAGACGACTCCAGTGAggatgagaagaagaagaagaaaaagaagaagaagaaaaagaagaagaagaagaagacaaaggGTAAAAAGGACAAGAAGGATGAGAAGAACAAG ACTCAGGAGACCGAGGATGGCGAGGAGAAAATCGAAGAGGACAGTGTGATTGGTGTTTCCTCCACTACGG ACTTCCCATCTGGAAGCGATGCCGTCTCCTGTGTGAAGGACGATGACGGACACATGAGCGATGACGAAGGAGAGGGGccggagggagagaaaaagaaaaagaaaaaggagaagaagaagaaaaagaaaaag GATTCTggttcttcctcctcttcctctgacagctcctcctcatcctcatcagaCAGCGAGGAtgacaaaaaggaaaagaagaaaaagaaaaaa gattcctgctcctcttcctcatcagacagctcatcttcttcagacagTGACGATgacaaaaagaagaagaaaaagaagaagaaagacaagaaaaagaaaaagaagaagaagaag GGGTCGGATTCCTGCTCGTCATCAGACAGCGATGatgacaagaagaagaagaagaagaaaacaaagaagaagaagaagaagaagaagaaggtgaaGAAG GATTCTAGCTCGTCTTCATCTTCAGACAGCTCATCTTcagacagtgatgatgatgataagaagaagaagaagaaagacaagaagaagaagaaaaagaagggcAAGAAAAAGAAGGATAAAAAG gattcTTCCAGTTCCTCATCAGACAGCTCCTCGTCTTCTTCAGACAGTGAGGAtgacaagaagaagaaaaagaagaagaagaaagacaagaaaaagaaagacaagagg GATTCCAGTTCCTCctgctctgcctcctcctcatcctcttcctccgacAGTGACTGCgataagaagaagaaaaagaagaaaaaagacaaaaagaagaagaagaagagt aagaagagtgtGAAAAAG gactccTCCTGCTCTTCGTCTGGCTCATCCTCCTCTGATAGCGATGATgacaagaagaaaaagaagaaagacaagaagaaaaagaaagacaagaagaagaagaaagacaagaagaaagacaagaaaaagaaagacaagaag GACTCTGACAGTGGAGAggataaaaagaagaagaaggacaaGGATAAGGAG gactctacctcctcctcctcctcttcgtcttcATCAGGGAGTGACAAGGAG AACAAGCCCAAGAAACCCGGgaaggaaggagaaggagatggcGGACAGAAGGAGGACTGCACCCCTGGAGGAGTCCACGGACTCGACAAGTTCGAACCCCCCAAAGGGCCATCCCCTTACAAGTTCAAATCCGTCGGGGTGGACGACGACTTCAAGAGCAGTCTGGAGCCAAAAGCCAAGCCCACCCCGCTGTCGGTCCCTTCCCAGCCCACTCCCACTCTCACAGACAAGAACCTCAGGCCCACGTCTCGCTACGAGAGCCCCAGCTCCCGCTATGACAGCTCCACCTCCCGCTACGAGAGCTCCACCTCCGTCGCGCTCCGGTCCCCAAGAAGCCCCTCAGCGAGGCCTGTTACTGCCATGGAGTCCCTCATGGGAGACCCCGGCAGGGCTGGAGGGACATCTGGTGTGTCTGGGACCAGGTCCTCTCTGGTCAAGTCCAGCGACATATTGCGTGGGCCAAGACCGTATGAGCCAGCAGGGGaaaaataa
- the LOC134099708 gene encoding dentin sialophosphoprotein-like isoform X1, which produces MDPKQPTAAGAGGGRGTALRGPFYGRLQEDESDAAGPLSELNSAGATPPIPTCKEAKELYSMDSSLSSSDSEDEDKENKKTKKKKLKKKAKKRKASSSSSSSSSSSSSSSSSSSSSSSSSSSSSSSSSDSDSEDEKEKKKKKKKKKKKDEKKKKTACDAALSESGLVTDMAVPYTETQDEELVKKCKEDKSDGSGSSSESEDEKKKKKKDKKKKKKKDKKNKKKKKKDSSSSGSCSDSSSDSSSEDEKKKKKKKKKKKKKKKTKKKKDSSSSSSDDSSEDEKKKKKKKKKKKKKKKKTKGKKDKKDEKNKTQETEDGEEKIEEDSVIGVSSTTDFPSGSDAVSCVKDDDGHMSDDEGEGPEGEKKKKKKEKKKKKKKDSGSSSSSSDSSSSSSSDSEDDKKEKKKKKKDSCSSSSSDSSSSSDSDDDKKKKKKKKKDKKKKKKKKKGSDSCSSSDSDDDKKKKKKKTKKKKKKKKKVKKDSSSSSSSDSSSSDSDDDDKKKKKKDKKKKKKKGKKKKDKKDSSSSSSDSSSSSSDSEDDKKKKKKKKKDKKKKDKRDSSSSCSASSSSSSSDSDCDKKKKKKKKDKKKKKKSVKKDSSSSSDSDCDKKKKKKKKDKKKKKKKSVKKDSSCSSSGSSSSDSDDDKKKKKKDKKKKKDKKKKKDKKKDKKKKDKKDSDSGEDKKKKKDKDKEDSTSSSSSSSSSGSDKENKPKKPGKEGEGDGGQKEDCTPGGVHGLDKFEPPKGPSPYKFKSVGVDDDFKSSLEPKAKPTPLSVPSQPTPTLTDKNLRPTSRYESPSSRYDSSTSRYESSTSVALRSPRSPSARPVTAMESLMGDPGRAGGTSGVSGTRSSLVKSSDILRGPRPYEPAGEK; this is translated from the exons ATGGATCCCAAGCAGCCAACAG CTGCGGGggctggaggggggagagggacgGCTCTGAGAGGCCCGTTTTACGGGAGGCTCCAGGAGGACGAGAGCGACGCCGCCGGCCCACTGAGTGAGCTGAACTCGGCTGGAGCCACGCCGCCTATTCCCACATGCAAGGAAGCAaag gagctCTATTCGATGGACAGCTCCCTGTCATCTTCTGACAGTGAGGATGAGGACAAGGAGAATAAGAAGACGAAAAAGAAGAAGCTGAAGAAGAAGGCTAAGAAGCGCAAG GCCTCATCTTCAAGttcatcttcatcatcgtcctcttcttcgtcttcatcatcttcctcctcatcctcatcctcatcatcatcatcttcaagCAGCTCCTCAGACAGTGACAGTGAG GatgaaaaggagaagaagaagaagaaaaagaaaaagaagaagaaagacgagaagaagaaaaagactgCATGTGATGCTGCTTTATCTGAGTCAG GACTTGTCACCGATATGGCTGTTCCCTATACTGAGACACAGGATGAGGAGCTGGTGAAAAAATGTAAAGAGGATAAGTCAGAT GGCTCTGGTTCATCATCGGAGAGTGAGgatgagaaaaagaagaagaagaaagacaaaaagaaaaagaagaagaaagataaaaagaacaagaagaaaaagaagaag GATTCCAGCTCCAGCGGTTCTTGTTCTGATAGTTCCTCAGACAGTTCAAGCGaggatgaaaagaaaaagaagaaaaaaaagaaaaagaagaagaagaagaagaagacaaagaagaagaag GATTCCAGCAGCTCATCTTCAGACGACTCCAGTGAggatgagaagaagaagaagaaaaagaagaagaagaaaaagaagaagaagaagaagacaaaggGTAAAAAGGACAAGAAGGATGAGAAGAACAAG ACTCAGGAGACCGAGGATGGCGAGGAGAAAATCGAAGAGGACAGTGTGATTGGTGTTTCCTCCACTACGG ACTTCCCATCTGGAAGCGATGCCGTCTCCTGTGTGAAGGACGATGACGGACACATGAGCGATGACGAAGGAGAGGGGccggagggagagaaaaagaaaaagaaaaaggagaagaagaagaaaaagaaaaag GATTCTggttcttcctcctcttcctctgacagctcctcctcatcctcatcagaCAGCGAGGAtgacaaaaaggaaaagaagaaaaagaaaaaa gattcctgctcctcttcctcatcagacagctcatcttcttcagacagTGACGATgacaaaaagaagaagaaaaagaagaagaaagacaagaaaaagaaaaagaagaagaagaag GGGTCGGATTCCTGCTCGTCATCAGACAGCGATGatgacaagaagaagaagaagaagaaaacaaagaagaagaagaagaagaagaagaaggtgaaGAAG GATTCTAGCTCGTCTTCATCTTCAGACAGCTCATCTTcagacagtgatgatgatgataagaagaagaagaagaaagacaagaagaagaagaaaaagaagggcAAGAAAAAGAAGGATAAAAAG gattcTTCCAGTTCCTCATCAGACAGCTCCTCGTCTTCTTCAGACAGTGAGGAtgacaagaagaagaaaaagaagaagaagaaagacaagaaaaagaaagacaagagg GATTCCAGTTCCTCctgctctgcctcctcctcatcctcttcctccgacAGTGACTGCgataagaagaagaaaaagaagaaaaaagacaaaaagaagaagaagaagagtgtGAAAAAG GATTCCAGTTCCTCCTCTGACAGTGACTGCgataagaagaagaaaaagaagaaaaaagacaagaagaagaagaagaagaagagtgtGAAAAAG gactccTCCTGCTCTTCGTCTGGCTCATCCTCCTCTGATAGCGATGATgacaagaagaaaaagaagaaagacaagaagaaaaagaaagacaagaagaagaagaaagacaagaagaaagacaagaaaaagaaagacaagaag GACTCTGACAGTGGAGAggataaaaagaagaagaaggacaaGGATAAGGAG gactctacctcctcctcctcctcttcgtcttcATCAGGGAGTGACAAGGAG AACAAGCCCAAGAAACCCGGgaaggaaggagaaggagatggcGGACAGAAGGAGGACTGCACCCCTGGAGGAGTCCACGGACTCGACAAGTTCGAACCCCCCAAAGGGCCATCCCCTTACAAGTTCAAATCCGTCGGGGTGGACGACGACTTCAAGAGCAGTCTGGAGCCAAAAGCCAAGCCCACCCCGCTGTCGGTCCCTTCCCAGCCCACTCCCACTCTCACAGACAAGAACCTCAGGCCCACGTCTCGCTACGAGAGCCCCAGCTCCCGCTATGACAGCTCCACCTCCCGCTACGAGAGCTCCACCTCCGTCGCGCTCCGGTCCCCAAGAAGCCCCTCAGCGAGGCCTGTTACTGCCATGGAGTCCCTCATGGGAGACCCCGGCAGGGCTGGAGGGACATCTGGTGTGTCTGGGACCAGGTCCTCTCTGGTCAAGTCCAGCGACATATTGCGTGGGCCAAGACCGTATGAGCCAGCAGGGGaaaaataa
- the LOC134099708 gene encoding dentin sialophosphoprotein-like isoform X2: MDPKQPTAAGAGGGRGTALRGPFYGRLQEDESDAAGPLSELNSAGATPPIPTCKEAKELYSMDSSLSSSDSEDEDKENKKTKKKKLKKKAKKRKASSSSSSSSSSSSSSSSSSSSSSSSSSSSSSSSSDSDSEDEKEKKKKKKKKKKKDEKKKKTACDAALSESGLVTDMAVPYTETQDEELVKKCKEDKSDGSGSSSESEDEKKKKKKDKKKKKKKDKKNKKKKKKDSSSSGSCSDSSSDSSSEDEKKKKKKKKKKKKKKKTKKKKDSSSSSSDDSSEDEKKKKKKKKKKKKKKKKTKGKKDKKDEKNKTQETEDGEEKIEEDSVIGVSSTTDFPSGSDAVSCVKDDDGHMSDDEGEGPEGEKKKKKKEKKKKKKKDSGSSSSSSDSSSSSSSDSEDDKKEKKKKKKDSCSSSSSDSSSSSDSDDDKKKKKKKKKDKKKKKKKKGSDSCSSSDSDDDKKKKKKKTKKKKKKKKKVKKDSSSSSSSDSSSSDSDDDDKKKKKKDKKKKKKKGKKKKDKKDSSSSSSDSSSSSSDSEDDKKKKKKKKKDKKKKDKRDSSSSCSASSSSSSSDSDCDKKKKKKKKDKKKKKKSVKKDSSSSSDSDCDKKKKKKKKDKKKKKKKSVKKDSSCSSSGSSSSDSDDDKKKKKKDKKKKKDKKKKKDKKKDKKKKDKKDSDSGEDKKKKKDKDKEDSTSSSSSSSSSGSDKENKPKKPGKEGEGDGGQKEDCTPGGVHGLDKFEPPKGPSPYKFKSVGVDDDFKSSLEPKAKPTPLSVPSQPTPTLTDKNLRPTSRYESPSSRYDSSTSRYESSTSVALRSPRSPSARPVTAMESLMGDPGRAGGTSGVSGTRSSLVKSSDILRGPRPYEPAGEK, from the exons ATGGATCCCAAGCAGCCAACAG CTGCGGGggctggaggggggagagggacgGCTCTGAGAGGCCCGTTTTACGGGAGGCTCCAGGAGGACGAGAGCGACGCCGCCGGCCCACTGAGTGAGCTGAACTCGGCTGGAGCCACGCCGCCTATTCCCACATGCAAGGAAGCAaag gagctCTATTCGATGGACAGCTCCCTGTCATCTTCTGACAGTGAGGATGAGGACAAGGAGAATAAGAAGACGAAAAAGAAGAAGCTGAAGAAGAAGGCTAAGAAGCGCAAG GCCTCATCTTCAAGttcatcttcatcatcgtcctcttcttcgtcttcatcatcttcctcctcatcctcatcctcatcatcatcatcttcaagCAGCTCCTCAGACAGTGACAGTGAG GatgaaaaggagaagaagaagaagaaaaagaaaaagaagaagaaagacgagaagaagaaaaagactgCATGTGATGCTGCTTTATCTGAGTCAG GACTTGTCACCGATATGGCTGTTCCCTATACTGAGACACAGGATGAGGAGCTGGTGAAAAAATGTAAAGAGGATAAGTCAGAT GGCTCTGGTTCATCATCGGAGAGTGAGgatgagaaaaagaagaagaagaaagacaaaaagaaaaagaagaagaaagataaaaagaacaagaagaaaaagaagaag GATTCCAGCTCCAGCGGTTCTTGTTCTGATAGTTCCTCAGACAGTTCAAGCGaggatgaaaagaaaaagaagaaaaaaaagaaaaagaagaagaagaagaagaagacaaagaagaagaag GATTCCAGCAGCTCATCTTCAGACGACTCCAGTGAggatgagaagaagaagaagaaaaagaagaagaagaaaaagaagaagaagaagaagacaaaggGTAAAAAGGACAAGAAGGATGAGAAGAACAAG ACTCAGGAGACCGAGGATGGCGAGGAGAAAATCGAAGAGGACAGTGTGATTGGTGTTTCCTCCACTACGG ACTTCCCATCTGGAAGCGATGCCGTCTCCTGTGTGAAGGACGATGACGGACACATGAGCGATGACGAAGGAGAGGGGccggagggagagaaaaagaaaaagaaaaaggagaagaagaagaaaaagaaaaag GATTCTggttcttcctcctcttcctctgacagctcctcctcatcctcatcagaCAGCGAGGAtgacaaaaaggaaaagaagaaaaagaaaaaa gattcctgctcctcttcctcatcagacagctcatcttcttcagacagTGACGATgacaaaaagaagaagaaaaagaagaagaaagacaagaaaaagaaaaagaagaag AAGGGGTCGGATTCCTGCTCGTCATCAGACAGCGATGatgacaagaagaagaagaagaagaaaacaaagaagaagaagaagaagaagaagaaggtgaaGAAG GATTCTAGCTCGTCTTCATCTTCAGACAGCTCATCTTcagacagtgatgatgatgataagaagaagaagaagaaagacaagaagaagaagaaaaagaagggcAAGAAAAAGAAGGATAAAAAG gattcTTCCAGTTCCTCATCAGACAGCTCCTCGTCTTCTTCAGACAGTGAGGAtgacaagaagaagaaaaagaagaagaagaaagacaagaaaaagaaagacaagagg GATTCCAGTTCCTCctgctctgcctcctcctcatcctcttcctccgacAGTGACTGCgataagaagaagaaaaagaagaaaaaagacaaaaagaagaagaagaagagtgtGAAAAAG GATTCCAGTTCCTCCTCTGACAGTGACTGCgataagaagaagaaaaagaagaaaaaagacaagaagaagaagaagaagaagagtgtGAAAAAG gactccTCCTGCTCTTCGTCTGGCTCATCCTCCTCTGATAGCGATGATgacaagaagaaaaagaagaaagacaagaagaaaaagaaagacaagaagaagaagaaagacaagaagaaagacaagaaaaagaaagacaagaag GACTCTGACAGTGGAGAggataaaaagaagaagaaggacaaGGATAAGGAG gactctacctcctcctcctcctcttcgtcttcATCAGGGAGTGACAAGGAG AACAAGCCCAAGAAACCCGGgaaggaaggagaaggagatggcGGACAGAAGGAGGACTGCACCCCTGGAGGAGTCCACGGACTCGACAAGTTCGAACCCCCCAAAGGGCCATCCCCTTACAAGTTCAAATCCGTCGGGGTGGACGACGACTTCAAGAGCAGTCTGGAGCCAAAAGCCAAGCCCACCCCGCTGTCGGTCCCTTCCCAGCCCACTCCCACTCTCACAGACAAGAACCTCAGGCCCACGTCTCGCTACGAGAGCCCCAGCTCCCGCTATGACAGCTCCACCTCCCGCTACGAGAGCTCCACCTCCGTCGCGCTCCGGTCCCCAAGAAGCCCCTCAGCGAGGCCTGTTACTGCCATGGAGTCCCTCATGGGAGACCCCGGCAGGGCTGGAGGGACATCTGGTGTGTCTGGGACCAGGTCCTCTCTGGTCAAGTCCAGCGACATATTGCGTGGGCCAAGACCGTATGAGCCAGCAGGGGaaaaataa